A genome region from Oxyura jamaicensis isolate SHBP4307 breed ruddy duck chromosome 25, BPBGC_Ojam_1.0, whole genome shotgun sequence includes the following:
- the PRPF3 gene encoding U4/U6 small nuclear ribonucleoprotein Prp3, which yields MALSKRELDELKPWIEKTVKRVLGFSEPTVVTAALNCVGKGMDKKKAADHLKPFLDDSTLRFVDKLFEAVEEGRSSRHSKSNSDRNRKRELKDVFGDDSEVSKESSGVKKRRIPRFEEVEDEPEVIPGPPSESPGMLTKLQIKQMMEAATRQIEERKKQLSFISPPTPQPKISSSSQSERLPIGNTIQPSQAATFMNDAIEKARKAAELQARIQAQLALKPGLIGNANMVGLANLHAMGIAPPKVELKDQTKPTPLILDEQGRTVDATGKEIELTHRMPTLKANIRAVKREQFKQQLKEKPSEDMESNTYFDPRVSITPAQRQKRTFKFHEKGKFEKIAQRLRTKAQLEKLQAEISQAARKTGIHTSTKLALITPKKELKEGEIPEIEWWDSYIIPNGLDLKGGTSSKREEYFGITNLVEHPAQLNPPVDSDTPVTLGVYLTKKEQKKLRRQTRREAQKELQEKVRLGLMPPPEPKVRISNLMRVLGTEAVQDPTKVEAHVRAQMAKRQKAHEEANAARKLTAEQRKAKKIKKLKEDVSQGVHIAVYRVRNLSNPAKKFKIEANAGQLYLTGVVVLHKDVNVVVVEGGPKAQKKFKRLMLHRIKWDEQTSNTKGEDDDESDEESVKKTNKCSLVWEGTAKDRSFGEMKFKQCPTENMAREHFKKHGAEHYWDLALSESVLESTD from the exons ATGGCGCTCTCCAAAAGGGAGCTGGACGAGCTGAAGCCATGGATCGAGAAGACGGTGAAACGAGTGCTGGGTTTCTCCGAGCCCACCGTGGTCACCGCAGCGCTCAACTGCGTGGGGAAGGGCATGGACAAAAAGAAAGCGGCCG accaCCTCAAGCCTTTTCTCGACGACTCCACCCTGAGGTTTGTGGACAAGCTCTTTGAAGCGGTGGAAGAAGGCCGAAGCTCCAGGCACTCCAAATCCAACAGCGACCGGAATCGGAAGCGAGAGCTGAAG GATGTGTTTGGCGACGACTCGGAGGTATCCAAGGAATCTTCTGGCGTCAAGAAGCGGCGCATCCCGCGGTTCGAGGAGGTTGAGGATGAGCCTGAGGTTATTCCAGGCCCGCCGTCGGAGAGCCCTGGGATGCTGACCAAGCTCCAG atCAAACAGATGATGGAGGCGGCCACTCGACAGATcgaagagaggaaaaagcagctgaGTTTCATCAGTCCTCCGACGCCACAG CCAAAAATTTCCTCTTCATCCCAATCGGAACGTCTCCCCATCGGCAACACGATCCAGCCCTCCCAGGCAGCGACGTTCATGAACGACGCCATCGAGAAGGCGAGGAAAGCCGCCGAGCTGCAGGCCCGAATTCAGGCCCAGCTGGCTTTGAAACCGGGACTCATCGGCAACGCCAACATGGTGGGGCTGGCCAACCTGCACGCGATGGGGATCGCGCCTCC GAAAGTGGAGTTGAAGGATCAGACAAAGCCTACGCCACTGATCTTGGATGAGCAAGGCCGAACTGTTGATGCAACTGGTAAAGAGATTGAATTGACTCACCGCATGCCAACCCTAAAAGCAAACATCAGAGCTGTGAAGAGAGAGCAGTTCAAACAGCAGCTTAAAGAAAAGCCCTCGGAAGACATGGAGTCGAACACTTACTTTGACCCCCGGGTCTCCATAACCCCAGCCCAGCGTCAGAAACGCACCTTTAAGTTCcatgaaaaaggcaaatttgAGAAAATTGCCCAGAGGTTGCGAACGAAG gcTCAACTAGaaaagctgcaggcagagaTATCTCAGGCTGCCCGAAAGACAGGGATACACACTTCCACCAAGCTGGCTCTTATTACCCCTAAAAAGGAGCTGAAGGAGGGGGAGATCCCAGAGATAGAGTGGTGGGACTCGTACATCATCCCCAACGGCCTTGACTT GAAAGGCGGAACGTCCTCGAAGAGGGAGGAGTACTTCGGCATCACAAACCTCGTGGAGCACCCAGCGCAACTCAACCCACCAG TGGACAGCGACACACCGGTGACCCTGGGTGTTTATTTAActaagaaagagcagaagaagtTACGGCGACAGACTCGGAGAGAAGCCCAGAAGGAGCTACAAGAGAAGGTCAGGCTGGGCCTGATGCCGCCACCAGAGCCCAAAG TAAGAATTTCAAACTTGATGCGAGTGCTGGGAACGGAAGCTGTTCAGGACCCAACAAAAGTCGAAGCTCATGTCAGAGCGCAGATGGCAAAGAGACAGAA AGCTCACGAAGAAGCAAACGCCGCAAGAAAGCTAACAGCGGAACAACGAAAAGCGAAGAAgattaaaaagctgaaagaagatGTTTCACAGGGCGTTCACATAGCTGTGTACAG GGTCCGAAACTTGAGCAATCCAgcaaaaaaattcaaaatcGAGGCGAACGCTGGGCAGCTGTACTTAACAGGCGTGGTGGTTCTACACAAAGATGTCAACGTGGTCGTAGTAGAAGGAG GCCcgaaagcacagaagaaattcaAACGTCTCATGCTTCATCGAATAAAATGGGATGAGCAAACATCAAACACAAAGGGAGAGG atgaTGATGAGTCTGATGAGGAGTCTGTTAAGAAAACCAACAAATGCTCTCTGGTTTGGGAG GGCACAGCAAAGGATCGCAGCTTTGGCGAAATGAAATTTAAGCAGTGCCCCACTGAAAACATGGCACGGgagcactttaaaaaacacGGCGCAGAGCACTACTGGGACCTGGCTCTGAGCGAGTCCGTGCTGGAATCCACAGACtga